The segment GCAGCCGCAGTGCGATGATTCAGTTCAGGCAATCCGAACGTTGTTTCGCAGAGCTTGAGCAGGCCGACATGCGAATGAAGCTGTTTTGAGACATATCCGCGCTTGGCATACGGACTGAGTACCAGGCAAGGCACGCGCGAACCGTAGCGGAACTGCGTGCCGTCAGTCCATTTTTCAACCTGAGGTGGGTCGACATGGTCGAACCAGCCGCCCCAATCGTCCCAGGTAATGAAGACCGCAGTCTTGGGCCACAGACCGCCTTTGACAATTGCATTTACCTGGTCTACGGTCCACTGCATCCCGTGTGTGACATTGCCCACCAACGGTTTGCCTTTATCCTGTGGGTCGGGCGGATGTTCGCTCGCGTCGTGCGGCGCGTACACCCAGGAGACTGTCGGCAGCTTGCCCGCGAGCGCATCCTGCTTGAACTGTTCTGACGTATGTTTGTTGCGGCCGGCCAGTCCATCAATGTAGTCAAACACGTAACCGCCATAATTTCCCCAGGTAAGCGTGGCGTGTTCCAGATTCTCCGGCAAAGACGGAAGCTTGAACAAAGGCTGTTTGCTGCCGCCCCGATAATTCGGAGGATTGCCGATGATGGGCGAATCCGCAGTGACCAACATCAGGTGGTTAGGAGTGGATGGCCCCGCAACGTCGGTGAAATAGTTATCACACAGGGTGAATTGCCTTGCATAGGCGAAATAGGCGGGAATATCCTGTTCGACAAATTGCGCACGAACGGCATGGGTGTTGCGGGTGAGCCAAGCGCTATGACTGTGGTTCGGATCCTTGGGTGGCGGATTGGGCGAGCGCGGCATTGTCATTCCATCCGCGCCGGGGAAGGTGGCGAAATAATTGTCGAAGCAGTGATTCTCCTTGACGATGATTACCACGTGCTGAATAGGATTGGCTGGCATGTATAGGTCTTAAACAAAGA is part of the Burkholderiales bacterium genome and harbors:
- a CDS encoding alkaline phosphatase family protein, which produces MPANPIQHVVIIVKENHCFDNYFATFPGADGMTMPRSPNPPPKDPNHSHSAWLTRNTHAVRAQFVEQDIPAYFAYARQFTLCDNYFTDVAGPSTPNHLMLVTADSPIIGNPPNYRGGSKQPLFKLPSLPENLEHATLTWGNYGGYVFDYIDGLAGRNKHTSEQFKQDALAGKLPTVSWVYAPHDASEHPPDPQDKGKPLVGNVTHGMQWTVDQVNAIVKGGLWPKTAVFITWDDWGGWFDHVDPPQVEKWTDGTQFRYGSRVPCLVLSPYAKRGYVSKQLHSHVGLLKLCETTFGLPELNHRTAAADPMSDCFDFSKPAGPPPV